From the genome of Methanoculleus sp. SDB, one region includes:
- the rps10p gene encoding 30S ribosomal protein S10 (involved in binding tRNA to the ribosome), which yields MQKARIRLTGTDFQKVEMVCDRIREIAERTGVNLAGPIPLPTKRMVIPIRKSPDGEGTATWDRWQMRVHKRLIDMDADERALRQLMRIQVPKDIGIEIVLES from the coding sequence ATGCAAAAAGCCAGAATACGCCTCACCGGCACCGATTTTCAGAAAGTAGAAATGGTCTGTGACCGCATACGAGAGATTGCAGAGCGTACAGGCGTGAATCTGGCAGGCCCGATTCCGCTTCCCACCAAGCGCATGGTCATTCCTATCCGCAAAAGCCCGGATGGGGAGGGAACCGCCACATGGGATCGCTGGCAGATGCGCGTGCACAAGCGGTTGATTGACATGGACGCAGACGAGCGTGCCCTCCGGCAGCTGATGCGAATCCAGGTGCCCAAAGACATAGGCATCGAGATCGTACTCGAGAGTTGA
- the tuf gene encoding elongation factor 1-alpha (EF-1-alpha; EF-Tu; promotes GTP-dependent binding of aminoacyl-tRNA to the A-site of ribosomes during protein biosynthesis; when the tRNA anticodon matches the mRNA codon, GTP hydrolysis results; the inactive EF-1-alpha-GDP leaves the ribosome and GDP/GTP exchange is promoted by EF-1-beta), with product MASDKPHMNLAVIGHIDHGKSTTVGRLLFETGAVPPHIIENYRKEAESKGKGSFEFAWVMDNLKEERERGITIDIAHKRFDTPKFYFTIVDCPGHRDFVKNMITGASQADAALLVVAAPDGVMEQTKEHVFLARTLGINQLIIGINKMDASKYEEKRYNEVKEQLSQLIKMVGYNPANIHFIAMSAFAGDNISKKSDNTPWYKGPTLLEALDTLEAPEKPTSLPFRLPIQDVYSISGIGTVPVGRVETGIMKKGMKVSFMPANKEGEIKSIEMHHEEQPEALPGDNVGFNVRGIGKGDIRRGDVCGPADVPPTVAEEFTAQIVVLHHPSALTVGYTPVFHCHTAQIACTFVELQKKLDPRTGQVKEENPTFLKTGDAAIVKLRPTRPMVIEKVKEIPQLGRFAIRDMGSTIAAGMCIDIDAKQMR from the coding sequence ATGGCATCAGATAAGCCTCACATGAATCTGGCCGTCATCGGACATATTGACCACGGAAAGTCAACAACAGTCGGCCGTCTGCTTTTTGAAACCGGCGCCGTACCGCCGCACATCATCGAAAACTATCGAAAAGAAGCGGAATCAAAAGGAAAGGGTTCCTTTGAGTTCGCATGGGTCATGGACAACCTCAAAGAGGAGCGCGAGCGCGGTATCACGATCGACATCGCCCACAAGCGGTTCGACACGCCGAAGTTCTATTTCACCATTGTGGACTGTCCCGGTCACCGCGACTTCGTCAAGAACATGATCACCGGCGCATCCCAGGCCGATGCAGCACTGCTCGTTGTCGCCGCACCCGACGGTGTCATGGAGCAGACCAAGGAGCACGTGTTCCTTGCCCGGACGCTCGGCATCAACCAGCTCATCATCGGCATCAACAAGATGGATGCCTCCAAGTACGAAGAGAAGCGCTACAACGAGGTGAAGGAGCAGCTTTCACAGCTCATCAAGATGGTCGGATACAACCCCGCAAACATCCATTTCATCGCAATGAGCGCATTCGCCGGCGACAACATCTCCAAGAAGAGCGACAATACTCCCTGGTACAAGGGTCCGACCCTGCTTGAGGCGCTCGACACGCTCGAAGCACCCGAGAAGCCCACAAGCCTGCCGTTCCGTCTCCCCATCCAGGACGTGTACTCCATCTCCGGTATCGGAACGGTCCCCGTCGGCCGTGTCGAGACGGGCATCATGAAGAAGGGGATGAAGGTCTCCTTTATGCCCGCCAACAAGGAAGGAGAGATTAAGTCCATCGAGATGCACCACGAAGAGCAGCCCGAAGCACTGCCCGGCGACAACGTCGGTTTCAACGTGCGGGGTATCGGCAAGGGCGACATCCGCCGCGGCGACGTCTGCGGTCCCGCCGACGTTCCCCCCACGGTGGCCGAGGAGTTCACCGCGCAGATCGTCGTTCTCCACCACCCGAGCGCCCTGACCGTCGGGTACACCCCGGTCTTCCACTGCCACACCGCACAGATCGCATGCACGTTCGTCGAGCTCCAGAAGAAGCTCGACCCCCGCACCGGCCAGGTCAAGGAAGAGAACCCCACGTTCCTGAAAACCGGCGATGCCGCGATCGTCAAGCTCCGGCCCACGCGCCCGATGGTCATCGAGAAAGTGAAGGAAATCCCGCAGCTCGGACGGTTCGCCATCCGTGATATGGGATCCACTATCGCTGCCGGCATGTGCATTGACATCGACGCCAAGCAGATGAGATAA
- a CDS encoding nitrite reductase, translating to MIRDYGIHMKGGVITERDADYCTIRVRLPAGILSIDQMRGIARIAKKYQAGEVHLTTRQTIEIPHVDHRLLAKIARDLSKNGTPIGSERDEIVNITACPGTDRCKYANIDTIGLARTLDSRLFGKEMPVKVRIALSACPYACTSPILNEIGVTGRIKPVRTPGLCTGCGTCVEYCKECAISIRNGISYVDESKCILCGVCVQSCPFDLLTTEDAHYLITVGGRRGRHPKLGRELVEVATAEETVAIIERIVYWIYRRAWSGRLLSDQLDDINFDAFKKEILEDVKTKPEK from the coding sequence ATGATACGGGATTACGGCATCCACATGAAAGGGGGCGTCATCACCGAACGGGACGCCGACTATTGCACCATACGGGTCCGGCTGCCCGCCGGGATTCTCTCGATTGACCAGATGCGCGGGATTGCACGTATCGCCAAGAAATACCAGGCAGGGGAGGTGCACCTCACGACACGGCAGACTATCGAGATTCCCCATGTCGATCACCGTCTTCTCGCAAAAATTGCCCGGGATCTCAGTAAAAACGGCACACCAATCGGATCGGAGCGGGACGAGATCGTCAATATCACGGCATGTCCCGGCACCGATCGGTGCAAGTACGCCAATATCGATACCATCGGGCTCGCCCGTACCCTCGACTCCCGGCTTTTCGGGAAAGAAATGCCCGTCAAGGTACGGATTGCCCTCTCGGCATGCCCCTATGCATGCACGAGCCCCATACTCAACGAAATAGGAGTGACCGGGCGGATCAAGCCAGTCCGCACCCCGGGCCTCTGCACGGGATGCGGAACCTGCGTCGAATACTGCAAGGAATGCGCCATCAGCATCAGAAACGGCATCAGCTACGTTGACGAGAGTAAATGCATCCTTTGCGGGGTCTGTGTCCAGTCATGTCCTTTCGACCTTCTCACAACCGAGGACGCACATTATCTCATTACGGTGGGGGGGCGCCGGGGACGCCACCCGAAACTCGGGCGTGAGCTCGTGGAAGTGGCGACGGCGGAAGAAACGGTCGCCATCATCGAGCGTATCGTCTACTGGATATACCGCCGTGCCTGGAGCGGACGGCTGCTCTCCGACCAGCTCGACGACATCAACTTCGACGCATTCAAAAAGGAGATACTGGAGGATGTGAAAACGAAACCAGAAAAATAG
- a CDS encoding cobalamin biosynthesis protein CobS produces MTSLRALLQWTTVLPLGAPADFEAFARRSWLYPAAGYVTGGIAALIAMAVPDTGIAAALALAAVVLLSGGNHLDGLLDFGDGMMAHGGRDVRIRALTDRQIGTGGVAAGILLYLVAYAGLSAGPSVPYAILAGEVLSKGAMAVLTVTGTPFRKEGIHHFLHVRARVYFLPLAVLLCLPLLATGIPLVRLASGFAAAAFVTGGMQILARRLFGGVNGDVVGATHDIVRAAVILVFAFA; encoded by the coding sequence ATGACATCGCTCCGCGCTCTTTTGCAGTGGACAACCGTGCTCCCGCTCGGGGCTCCGGCAGACTTCGAGGCATTCGCCCGGAGATCATGGCTCTATCCGGCCGCCGGGTACGTGACGGGGGGGATCGCCGCATTGATCGCCATGGCCGTCCCCGACACAGGGATAGCTGCTGCTCTCGCGCTCGCCGCCGTCGTCCTCCTCTCGGGGGGAAACCACCTCGACGGCCTCCTTGATTTCGGTGACGGAATGATGGCGCATGGGGGCAGGGACGTGCGTATCAGGGCGCTTACCGATCGGCAGATCGGCACGGGCGGCGTGGCTGCCGGCATTCTCCTGTACCTGGTAGCCTACGCAGGCCTCTCAGCGGGCCCCTCGGTGCCGTATGCCATTCTTGCAGGGGAAGTGTTGTCCAAAGGGGCGATGGCGGTACTGACGGTAACAGGCACTCCGTTCAGGAAGGAGGGGATCCACCACTTCCTTCACGTTAGGGCCCGGGTGTATTTTCTGCCTCTCGCCGTCCTCCTCTGCCTCCCTCTTCTGGCAACAGGCATCCCGTTAGTGCGGCTTGCATCAGGATTCGCAGCCGCTGCGTTCGTTACCGGCGGCATGCAGATTCTTGCCAGACGGCTTTTCGGGGGAGTCAATGGTGATGTGGTGGGTGCAACCCACGACATTGTCCGCGCCGCGGTCATCCTCGTGTTCGCCTTCGCGTGA
- a CDS encoding GMP synthase (type-1 glutamine amidotransferase domain; functions to produce GMP from XMP in the IMP pathway): MRPLYVVNNFGQTNHLILRMLRDLDIDARMIPNETPPDEVREGCRGIILGGGPALERAGKAAQYLDLGLPVLGICLGLHIITTARGGTVTHSQSGGYGSVTVEILEPDTILAGYPSTISVWASHADEVTAMPDGFTLLARSAICGVEAMASPDDHLYGIQWHPEVSHSVDGRLVYENFDRLCSELAD, translated from the coding sequence ATGCGTCCGCTCTATGTCGTAAACAATTTCGGGCAGACAAATCACCTCATCCTGAGAATGCTTCGGGATCTTGATATCGATGCACGGATGATCCCGAATGAAACACCGCCGGACGAGGTGAGGGAAGGATGCCGGGGAATCATCCTCGGGGGTGGCCCTGCACTTGAACGCGCCGGGAAGGCGGCGCAGTACCTCGATCTCGGCCTTCCTGTCCTCGGCATCTGCCTCGGCCTGCATATCATTACCACCGCCCGCGGCGGCACCGTTACGCATAGCCAGAGCGGCGGGTACGGGTCGGTGACGGTGGAGATTCTTGAGCCCGATACCATTCTCGCAGGGTATCCTTCCACAATATCGGTCTGGGCATCCCATGCCGACGAGGTAACGGCGATGCCGGACGGGTTTACCCTGCTGGCACGCTCCGCGATCTGCGGTGTCGAGGCGATGGCCTCCCCCGATGACCATCTCTACGGGATACAGTGGCACCCCGAGGTGAGCCATTCAGTTGACGGGCGGCTTGTATACGAGAATTTTGACCGGCTCTGCTCTGAGCTTGCGGACTGA
- a CDS encoding conjugal transfer protein TraB, with product MGNIHIVGTAHVSKKSIEEVKAAMAEFSPDVVAIELDPGRFAALKHQGPEPSVSDVLKGGNFSQLLVQWLLAYLQRRIGMDVGVEPGAEMLVAIEEAEGREIPVALVDRDIRITLMRFWRTMSLWEKVKMGAALAASIAGFGQEEINVDTLTEQDVITAALEEFRKYSPHGARALIDERDAYLAHQLRQLSHRYDRVLGIVGAGHVRGIVRYLENPASIPPITKLTEEPAVLPWAKIIGIGVVLLFASLLVTIAFSGVGIEVLLLALLYWVLVNGTLSAAFTLAAGGHPLSALTAFAVSWLTSLNPLIAAGWFAAITEAKIRKPSTADFQAIMDADSFETLRKVPLFRVVLVAALANVGSTLGTFAYFIFLFPILGIDPQAVILAGAQNLWEFIRVITPF from the coding sequence ATGGGTAATATTCACATTGTCGGGACCGCCCATGTCTCGAAGAAGAGCATTGAGGAGGTGAAGGCCGCCATGGCGGAGTTCTCTCCCGATGTCGTGGCAATCGAGCTTGATCCCGGCCGCTTTGCAGCCCTGAAGCACCAGGGCCCCGAACCCTCGGTTTCAGATGTGCTGAAGGGAGGAAATTTCTCCCAGCTGCTGGTCCAGTGGCTCCTCGCGTACCTGCAGCGGCGGATTGGAATGGATGTGGGAGTGGAGCCCGGAGCGGAGATGCTCGTCGCAATCGAGGAGGCGGAGGGCCGCGAAATTCCCGTTGCACTTGTCGATCGCGACATACGCATTACTCTCATGCGGTTCTGGAGGACGATGTCCCTCTGGGAGAAGGTGAAGATGGGGGCTGCCCTCGCCGCATCGATAGCGGGCTTCGGCCAGGAGGAGATCAACGTGGACACCCTCACGGAGCAGGACGTCATTACGGCGGCTCTCGAAGAGTTCAGGAAATACTCCCCGCACGGCGCCCGTGCCCTTATCGACGAGCGTGACGCATATCTCGCCCACCAGCTCCGGCAGCTCTCGCACCGGTACGACCGCGTGCTCGGGATCGTCGGGGCGGGGCATGTGCGGGGCATCGTGCGCTACCTCGAGAATCCTGCATCCATTCCGCCGATCACGAAACTCACGGAGGAGCCTGCAGTCCTCCCGTGGGCGAAGATTATCGGAATCGGAGTGGTGCTGCTTTTTGCCTCTCTGCTGGTCACGATTGCGTTTTCCGGTGTCGGGATTGAGGTTCTCCTGCTTGCGCTCCTCTACTGGGTGCTTGTCAACGGCACCCTCTCTGCCGCCTTCACCCTCGCGGCGGGCGGCCATCCACTCTCGGCGCTTACGGCATTTGCCGTCTCGTGGCTCACGTCCCTCAACCCCCTGATTGCCGCAGGGTGGTTTGCAGCAATAACCGAGGCGAAGATACGGAAACCGTCGACAGCAGATTTTCAGGCGATAATGGATGCCGATTCATTTGAAACGCTCAGAAAAGTGCCGCTCTTCCGGGTGGTGCTTGTTGCGGCGCTTGCCAACGTCGGGAGCACGCTCGGTACGTTTGCATATTTTATCTTTCTCTTCCCGATTCTGGGAATTGATCCGCAGGCGGTCATTCTGGCGGGCGCACAGAACCTCTGGGAATTTATCAGGGTCATAACTCCCTTCTGA
- a CDS encoding nitroreductase — translation MNLGVTIIKGRRSVRNYKDTPIPANVIRDAIDCARQAPTAMNVQPWLFGIVTDRETLGKLAELADHGKFIAQAPPCFAVFSDTSHTYYLEDGCAATDQLILGLWAHGVASCWVAGEKKAYAEPVRTLLNVPEGYSLISLIPAGYPAEIKIVEKKDVADITFNERWESK, via the coding sequence ATGAATCTCGGTGTTACTATCATCAAAGGGCGCAGAAGTGTGCGCAATTATAAGGATACGCCCATCCCGGCGAATGTTATCCGTGATGCGATCGATTGTGCCCGGCAGGCCCCTACCGCAATGAATGTGCAGCCATGGCTGTTCGGAATCGTCACGGACAGGGAGACCCTCGGAAAACTCGCCGAACTTGCCGATCACGGCAAATTTATCGCTCAAGCACCGCCCTGTTTTGCTGTTTTTTCCGACACCTCCCATACCTATTACCTCGAAGACGGCTGCGCCGCGACCGACCAGCTGATCCTCGGCCTCTGGGCGCATGGGGTTGCCTCGTGCTGGGTGGCGGGAGAGAAGAAGGCTTACGCGGAACCGGTCCGCACCCTCCTCAATGTTCCCGAAGGATATTCGCTCATTTCCCTCATCCCTGCCGGCTATCCTGCGGAAATTAAAATCGTCGAGAAGAAGGATGTCGCCGATATAACGTTTAACGAGCGCTGGGAGTCGAAATAA
- a CDS encoding bifunctional hexulose-6-phosphate synthase/ribonuclease regulator yields the protein MTGPYLQVALDLLELPRALQIAYEAVLGGAVWIEAGTPPIKSAGMDAVRALRAAFPGHEIIADMKVADTGALEVEMAAKAGASIVCVLAESDDAVIHEAVRAARHYGVRIMADLINVADPVTRSQQLEEMGVDIINAHVGIDQQMIGKSSIDLIARIAGRISVPVAVAGGLDADTAAQAVRHGASVVIVGSTITKSGDVTASARAVREAIDNPALVSRTAETVEEAIRRLLTGIATPRVSDAMHRKGAMRGIISICGDVHMAGRAVTVQTFAGDWAKPVEAIDRAGDGDVIVVNNDAATHIAPWGELATLSCMNRGIAGVVIDGAVRDVDDIRRLGFPVFATATVPNAGEPKGLGEINCEITCCGQEVKPGDWIVGDENGVVVIPRERAYEVARRAVEVQKAEDRIREEIRRGSTLSSVMELLKWEKK from the coding sequence ATGACGGGACCTTATCTCCAGGTGGCCCTTGATCTGCTCGAGCTTCCCCGGGCACTGCAGATTGCATACGAAGCGGTTCTGGGGGGCGCCGTGTGGATTGAGGCGGGGACACCGCCCATCAAGAGTGCCGGAATGGACGCGGTGCGTGCACTGCGGGCGGCGTTTCCGGGGCACGAGATCATTGCCGACATGAAGGTGGCGGACACCGGTGCCCTTGAAGTGGAGATGGCGGCAAAAGCCGGAGCGAGCATTGTCTGTGTCCTTGCCGAGTCCGATGACGCCGTCATTCATGAGGCGGTCAGGGCGGCCCGCCACTACGGCGTGCGTATCATGGCAGATCTCATTAACGTGGCGGATCCCGTCACCCGTTCGCAGCAACTCGAAGAGATGGGTGTGGATATCATCAACGCACACGTGGGTATCGACCAGCAGATGATCGGAAAGAGTTCCATCGATCTCATTGCCCGCATTGCAGGGCGCATATCCGTCCCTGTCGCGGTAGCCGGAGGGCTTGATGCCGATACGGCGGCGCAGGCGGTGCGGCACGGCGCATCGGTAGTGATTGTCGGGAGCACCATCACGAAGTCAGGGGATGTGACCGCATCGGCTCGTGCTGTCCGCGAAGCGATCGACAATCCCGCCCTTGTTTCACGAACCGCGGAGACGGTGGAGGAAGCGATACGCCGCCTGCTCACCGGCATTGCGACGCCGCGCGTATCGGATGCGATGCACCGCAAGGGGGCGATGCGCGGTATCATCTCGATCTGCGGGGATGTGCACATGGCGGGCCGTGCGGTCACCGTGCAGACGTTTGCCGGCGACTGGGCAAAACCGGTGGAGGCGATCGACCGTGCGGGCGACGGTGATGTGATTGTCGTCAATAATGATGCGGCGACGCACATCGCTCCCTGGGGAGAGCTTGCCACCCTCAGCTGCATGAACCGGGGAATCGCGGGCGTTGTCATCGACGGTGCGGTACGGGACGTGGACGACATCAGGCGCCTCGGGTTTCCGGTCTTTGCTACGGCGACGGTGCCCAACGCGGGTGAGCCGAAAGGGCTCGGTGAGATCAACTGCGAGATTACCTGCTGCGGACAGGAGGTGAAGCCCGGCGACTGGATTGTCGGTGACGAAAACGGCGTGGTCGTCATCCCCCGGGAACGGGCCTACGAGGTGGCCCGGCGGGCCGTGGAAGTCCAGAAGGCGGAAGACCGGATTCGCGAGGAGATTCGCCGTGGCTCGACACTCTCGTCGGTGATGGAACTCCTGAAATGGGAAAAGAAGTGA